In the genome of Synechococcus sp. UW179A, the window TGATCAACCGCACCCGCTACGAGCGCCGCGTCTGTGGGGCGCCCATGCCTATCCCGCCATCCTTGATGTTCGAGGGCTCGTCCGCAGTGGAACGAGGAGATGCCGAAGTTGCGGCCCAGATCGTTGAGGGTTGCCCAGGTGGAAGTCGCCATGGAACCATTGCCGATGTGGCCATGATTGCTTCAGCACAAGAGTCGGCAAGTTGTCAAGTGAAAATCCGCATCAAACGCTGATTTTCTTCATGACGTTGCATGAAGCGGTCGTCGTGGTGCTTCACCCAGCCAGCGTTCGAGAGCTGGGCTGAATACTTCACGGATCACGGTGAGCTCCCTGCCCTGGCGGAAGAAGCGGTAGTGGCGGCTCCAGAACGGCCCTCGTTCGCCAAACCCTTGCTCCAGCCAAGGTTCTGTGACCAGTGCCAATCCATCTACTTCACGGAACAGTTCGGAACGCCCCTGGGTGAGGCTGAGCCAGATCGGCTGTTCTCGATTGCTCAGATTCCGCTCTGCTTCATCCTGGTTCCACCAGCTTTCGGCCCAGGCCAGCGTGGT includes:
- a CDS encoding chorismate lyase codes for the protein MIPSPSVLWEAPTSSVLAGEEPGWLPGPWRLMLLGDGSPTRHLRLLTGHSVQVRLIAMDADASLSNAATGGPRPAEVQELEPPLLRRQVWLNCGETTLAWAESWWNQDEAERNLSNREQPIWLSLTQGRSELFREVDGLALVTEPWLEQGFGERGPFWSRHYRFFRQGRELTVIREVFSPALERWLGEAPRRPLHATS